One Augochlora pura isolate Apur16 chromosome 10, APUR_v2.2.1, whole genome shotgun sequence DNA window includes the following coding sequences:
- the LOC144476554 gene encoding uncharacterized protein LOC144476554, which translates to MDQSVEPIKILANGNKYFVINNPNELNQQQRTQDQEKTTTSEWSSTTNNDENVSQTTDNNKNNNWKEVIKNKKRKLISTTGTDSTQPWLQDIPLSNSFSSLAEVFDMDITEENPHRAVKPPPIYVDAKIIDPLTELLNNVAGANNYNIKQIKLDQVKIQTNTPDNFRNITQTLKAKNAAYHTYQLKTEKSYKAVIRELHPKTNVQNIVAELRTIGHEKHNPEYYYELRKV; encoded by the exons atgGATCAAAGCGTTGAACCTATTAAAATACTCGCCAatggcaataaatatttcgtcataAATAACCCAAATGAGCTAAACCAACAGCAAAGAACTCAAGACCAAGAAAAAACAACCACTAGCGAGTGGAGTAGTACAACAAATAACGACGAAAATGTTAGTCAAACAAcagataacaataaaaataacaattggaaggaagtcataaaaaataaaaagcgaaaACTAATTTCAACGACAGGCACAGATTCGACTCAGCCATGGCTGCAGGACATTCCGCTAAGCAATTCATTTAGTTCTCTCGCAGAAGTATTTGATATGGATATAACTGAAGAAAACCCTCATCGTGCTGTTAAACCACCACCAATTTACGTAGACGCTAAAATAATAGACCCACTCACGGAACTACTAAACAATGTTGCAGGAGcaaacaattacaatataaaacaaattaaacttGACCAAGTCAAAATTCAAACAAACACTCCTGACAACTTTCGTAATATAACCCAAACATTAAAAGCAAAAAATGCAGCTTATCACACATACCAATTAAAAACCGAAAAAAGCTACAAAGCCGTCATCAGAGAATTACACCCGAAAACCAATGTTCAAAATATCGTGGCAGAACTTAGAACAATAGGACACGAG AAACACAACCCTGAATACTATTATGAACTCAGAAAAGTGTAG